A genomic segment from Flammeovirga pectinis encodes:
- a CDS encoding PKD domain-containing protein translates to MNFTKTTLLKLFILTMLGISLSCENKETSLDIPMPVLAKYSFIISDDTIVTFTNKSVGATSYLWDFGDGTTSNEQNVEHVFPEGEFVVNLMAASGATENSFTREVNIFVPEIIEPVDVVAEAKKILVGTDGTKKWSIAKESKGYSFGPLDDETIDWFVIDMYDENAFTTRVCLFNQEFSFTTDGVYNRVSNGALWKEWQIFETEGCHDTENELVTNAGANVEVWEDGEFTYEITEEGGYAVITIIGLGGYVGHYTSGVDASDFLPQKEHKYIIKSAIPGRIELSSLGYNGDSKAIPNKADRLVRLILVPSEVTVEPVDEEPEEPVEEVDLSSIKTLLSRSWSVEENTGAVSYGPLVGDDVWWSLSENDVLARTCLFDSEFTFSEDGSYSRDVNGTIWKEWSIFTDVECADTSDPLINIDGENVDAWGDGDFTYELSVVDNDTIITVNGMGGYIGHYTSGVDYADYVAHDVHEYKITSISDSELKLSSKGFGGDSKTIPGYDPNKADRIIKISFVPAN, encoded by the coding sequence ACTATTGTAACTTTTACGAATAAATCTGTTGGAGCTACCTCTTATCTATGGGATTTTGGCGATGGCACAACATCTAATGAACAAAATGTTGAACACGTATTTCCAGAAGGAGAATTTGTAGTTAACTTAATGGCAGCTTCAGGAGCTACTGAAAACTCTTTTACTAGAGAGGTTAATATCTTTGTTCCAGAAATTATCGAACCTGTAGATGTAGTAGCAGAGGCAAAGAAGATATTGGTTGGTACTGATGGTACTAAAAAATGGTCGATTGCTAAAGAATCCAAAGGATACTCATTTGGTCCGTTAGACGATGAGACTATTGATTGGTTTGTTATAGATATGTATGATGAAAATGCTTTTACAACTAGAGTATGCCTTTTTAATCAAGAATTTTCTTTTACTACTGATGGAGTATATAATAGAGTATCAAATGGAGCACTTTGGAAAGAATGGCAAATTTTTGAAACTGAAGGATGTCATGACACAGAAAATGAGTTAGTGACAAATGCTGGTGCAAATGTAGAAGTTTGGGAAGATGGTGAATTTACCTATGAAATCACTGAAGAAGGTGGATATGCTGTAATCACAATAATTGGTTTAGGCGGTTATGTAGGGCATTATACAAGTGGAGTGGATGCATCAGACTTCTTGCCTCAGAAAGAACATAAGTACATTATTAAATCTGCAATACCAGGAAGAATAGAATTGTCTTCTTTAGGGTATAATGGAGATTCTAAAGCAATACCAAACAAAGCAGATCGTCTTGTAAGATTAATTTTAGTTCCTTCAGAAGTTACAGTAGAACCTGTAGATGAAGAGCCAGAAGAGCCAGTAGAAGAAGTAGATTTATCTTCAATAAAAACACTATTGTCTAGATCATGGTCAGTAGAAGAAAATACTGGAGCAGTTTCTTATGGTCCACTTGTGGGAGATGATGTTTGGTGGTCTTTATCAGAAAATGATGTGCTTGCTAGAACGTGTTTATTTGATTCAGAATTTACATTCTCTGAAGACGGAAGTTATTCAAGAGATGTGAATGGAACTATCTGGAAAGAATGGTCAATATTTACTGATGTTGAATGTGCAGATACATCAGACCCATTAATAAATATAGATGGTGAAAATGTAGACGCTTGGGGAGATGGTGATTTCACTTACGAATTAAGTGTAGTAGATAACGATACAATAATTACTGTAAATGGTATGGGTGGTTATATAGGCCATTATACTTCTGGAGTAGATTATGCAGATTATGTTGCACACGATGTTCATGAATATAAAATAACCTCTATTTCAGATTCAGAATTAAAATTATCGTCGAAAGGTTTTGGAGGGGATTCAAAAACTATTCCAGGGTATGACCCGAACAAGGCAGATAGAATTATAAAAATTTCTTTTGTACCTGCTAACTAA
- a CDS encoding SusC/RagA family TonB-linked outer membrane protein, translating to MKIYIKSLSVFSFIIAMLLNTGNAFAQDDFTLTGLVIDESNEPLIGVTVALIGDFETPVGTTTDFDGNYKILVPEGVTGVSFRYMGYETQTFDLTNQTNISVTLKEDIDVLNEVVVVGYGTQEKKDVTGAMSSVDREDFNSGVMSNPTELIQGRATGVQITPSSGEPGAAVSVNIRGTSSVRGNNGPLYVIDGVPLGGGASASGSVGGGNQAPKDPLNFLNPDDIESIDILKDASATAIYGSRGSNGVVMITTKKAKNQEGKVSYSAYGGMAWVRKKIDLLSADDWRLSRALIAQSTGDLSFLDWDYGGKTNWQDEIFRTAYSQNHNLSVSGGSESGNYLASLGYMDQEGVIESSGMKRLTGRLNIEQRLLNDRWKVGFNLSASTINDTYAPLGTGSGTGDTGANNLIGSALRGNPTMPIYNEDGSYFQTPTDVNPVALINLINDESVTDRYLANVTSDFKIIEGLNYNLSIAYDRSNAQRKGSRSKDLQSETNGTGTISNNQNTNFSIENFVTYSKTIDKHNFSVMGGFSYQKFDYEFNGMYVDNFFSSAVDYADNLNQAANKQASNVWSGGGSSELQSYFGRFNYSFNDRYLITASMRADGSTKFGDNNKYGYFPSAALGWRISEEAFLYNSDVVSNLKLRGGWGQTGNQEIPDHIPLMIYNPVTVNDVKTYEPDHQPNEDIKWETTTQANIGLDFGFFNDKISGTLDYFHKSTTDLLFKVDLTPPALATVGYVNLPAQLINKGFEASLKVYWITDGDWEFSSNVNFTMIENNIQGLDNDAVRTGRLNGPGISSTQVQVIQDNYPLQTFYTREFRGFDQEGYSMYTNAEGGTTSSSDAAVERHLGSPHPDYMWSLNNTVKYKSIDFSVFIDAKHGQNIYNNTAHAFYNKRMLSQAGNTTYANLMSEKNLDQEAITSSEFIEDATFLRLSNITLGYNFNTSNISWMSGARIYATGQNLFVWTNYTGYDPEVNASMDVNGYPSFGIDYTSYPRPSTVIIGINVNL from the coding sequence ATGAAAATATATATAAAAAGTTTATCTGTATTCAGTTTTATAATAGCAATGCTATTGAATACAGGGAACGCATTTGCTCAAGATGACTTTACGCTAACCGGTTTAGTAATAGATGAAAGTAACGAACCTTTAATTGGAGTAACTGTAGCATTGATAGGAGATTTTGAAACACCTGTTGGGACAACTACAGACTTTGATGGAAATTATAAAATATTAGTTCCAGAGGGAGTGACAGGCGTGTCGTTCCGTTATATGGGATACGAAACACAGACTTTTGATTTAACAAATCAAACAAATATTAGTGTAACACTAAAAGAAGATATAGATGTGTTGAATGAGGTTGTGGTTGTAGGGTACGGAACCCAAGAAAAGAAAGATGTTACTGGTGCCATGTCTTCTGTAGACAGAGAAGACTTTAATTCGGGTGTGATGTCAAACCCTACCGAACTTATTCAAGGTAGAGCAACGGGTGTACAGATAACACCAAGCAGTGGAGAGCCGGGTGCTGCTGTTTCTGTAAATATTAGAGGAACAAGTTCTGTACGTGGTAATAACGGTCCTTTATATGTAATTGATGGAGTTCCTTTAGGAGGTGGTGCATCTGCTTCGGGATCTGTAGGAGGTGGAAATCAGGCACCTAAAGACCCTTTGAACTTTTTAAATCCAGATGATATTGAAAGCATTGATATCTTAAAAGATGCCTCTGCAACGGCAATTTATGGTTCTAGAGGATCGAACGGTGTAGTGATGATTACAACTAAGAAAGCTAAAAATCAAGAAGGTAAAGTTAGTTACTCAGCGTATGGTGGTATGGCATGGGTAAGAAAGAAAATTGATTTACTTTCTGCTGATGACTGGAGACTAAGTAGAGCTTTAATTGCACAATCAACTGGTGATTTATCATTTTTAGATTGGGATTATGGTGGAAAGACAAACTGGCAAGATGAAATTTTTAGAACAGCCTATTCACAAAATCATAACTTGTCTGTATCTGGTGGATCAGAATCAGGTAACTATTTGGCCTCTTTAGGTTATATGGACCAAGAAGGAGTAATAGAAAGTTCTGGAATGAAACGTCTTACTGGTCGTTTAAATATTGAACAAAGATTATTAAATGATAGATGGAAAGTTGGTTTTAACTTATCTGCATCAACAATTAACGATACTTATGCACCTTTAGGAACAGGATCTGGAACAGGTGATACAGGGGCAAATAACTTGATTGGTAGTGCATTGAGAGGTAACCCAACAATGCCAATTTATAACGAAGATGGCTCTTACTTTCAAACACCAACAGATGTCAATCCAGTAGCTTTAATTAATTTAATAAACGATGAGTCTGTAACTGACCGCTATTTAGCCAATGTAACTTCAGATTTTAAAATCATAGAAGGTTTAAATTATAATTTGAGTATTGCCTATGATAGATCAAATGCTCAGCGTAAAGGTAGTCGTTCTAAAGATTTGCAAAGCGAGACAAATGGTACGGGTACAATCAGTAATAATCAAAATACAAACTTTTCAATAGAGAATTTTGTAACATATTCTAAGACAATTGATAAACATAATTTCTCTGTTATGGGAGGTTTTTCATACCAAAAATTTGATTACGAATTTAACGGTATGTATGTAGATAACTTCTTTTCTTCTGCTGTAGATTACGCAGATAATTTAAATCAGGCAGCAAACAAACAAGCATCTAATGTTTGGTCTGGTGGAGGTTCTTCTGAACTGCAATCTTATTTTGGTAGATTTAATTACAGCTTTAATGATAGGTATTTAATTACTGCATCTATGAGAGCAGATGGTTCTACTAAATTTGGAGACAATAATAAGTATGGTTACTTTCCAAGTGCAGCATTAGGGTGGAGAATTTCTGAAGAAGCATTTCTATATAATTCTGATGTAGTATCTAACCTTAAATTAAGAGGTGGTTGGGGACAGACTGGTAACCAAGAAATTCCAGATCATATTCCTTTAATGATCTACAATCCAGTGACGGTAAATGATGTGAAAACATACGAGCCAGATCATCAGCCAAACGAGGATATTAAATGGGAAACTACAACACAAGCAAACATAGGTTTAGACTTTGGTTTCTTTAATGATAAAATTTCAGGTACGTTAGATTACTTCCATAAATCAACAACAGATTTATTATTTAAAGTAGATTTAACGCCTCCAGCATTAGCAACAGTTGGGTATGTAAACTTACCTGCTCAATTAATAAATAAAGGGTTTGAGGCGTCGTTAAAAGTATATTGGATTACAGACGGAGATTGGGAGTTTTCATCAAACGTTAACTTCACAATGATCGAAAATAATATTCAAGGTTTAGATAATGATGCAGTAAGAACGGGTAGATTAAACGGGCCTGGTATCTCAAGTACACAAGTTCAAGTTATTCAAGACAACTATCCATTACAGACTTTTTATACAAGAGAATTTAGAGGTTTTGATCAAGAAGGATATTCTATGTATACCAATGCAGAAGGTGGTACAACAAGTTCTTCTGATGCAGCAGTGGAAAGACATTTGGGGTCACCACACCCAGATTATATGTGGAGTTTAAATAATACCGTTAAATACAAAAGCATAGATTTTTCTGTATTTATTGATGCAAAACACGGACAGAATATTTATAACAACACAGCACATGCATTCTATAACAAAAGGATGTTATCTCAGGCAGGGAATACAACGTATGCCAATTTAATGTCAGAGAAAAACCTTGATCAAGAAGCAATTACTTCTTCAGAATTTATAGAAGATGCAACTTTCCTTCGTTTATCAAACATCACTTTGGGTTACAACTTTAATACATCTAACATTTCTTGGATGAGTGGTGCTAGAATTTACGCAACAGGGCAAAACTTATTTGTATGGACAAACTATACAGGTTATGACCCTGAAGTAAATGCAAGTATGGACGTAAATGGTTACCCATCATTTGGTATAGATTATACATCTTATCCACGTCCATCTACAGTAATCATTGGTATTAATGTTAATCTTTAA
- a CDS encoding RagB/SusD family nutrient uptake outer membrane protein, translating into MKFNTYKSLAVAFVSMLSVGCTNLEPNTDFQVTQEKYYAEQRKSILEDPTKLSALSLPAYSSLFQFMGERNIYALTEGSTDEMMTPTRGNDWSDNGLWLQLHKQEWGADHLIVENGWNDMSVGISRTFNTLKDIYDIGDGDEYFLEIAQPYLAEVRFLRAYYVWQVLDLFGQVPYRNEDGVNVALDRVTATNLVIQELEEITPLLFEKKDQPEYGKVVRETGHALLSKVYLNRFIYNGESSASKEDMDKAIEHADAVLNSPSYRLADDYFQLFDFNNQDSPEALLIIRNGYNVSSEFSGQTRALMTLHYSQTGGTAALQPWNGMCTTEEFFNSWDQDGINGNGVETTDYRFQDTRYLQSTGLNLGLLEGQQYSTSGVQLKDRNGNLLAYTAEIADISNAQEFEGVRVLKWAPDQLSENFWRANNDVALLRFADVYLMKAEALWRNGDAAGALTIINDLRLRRGNTVLSSIGVDGQEILDERGFELYWEGYRRTDLVRFGQFTKGTWAGKDVTTEDRNIYPIPSSVLVSSDGFSQNSGY; encoded by the coding sequence ATGAAATTCAATACATATAAATCTTTAGCAGTAGCCTTTGTATCGATGCTGTCGGTAGGGTGTACGAATTTAGAACCAAATACAGACTTTCAAGTAACGCAAGAGAAATACTATGCGGAACAAAGAAAATCAATTTTAGAAGATCCAACTAAGCTAAGTGCTTTATCATTACCTGCGTATTCATCACTTTTCCAGTTTATGGGAGAAAGAAATATTTACGCACTAACAGAGGGGTCTACAGATGAAATGATGACACCAACAAGAGGAAATGATTGGAGTGATAACGGACTTTGGTTACAATTACATAAACAAGAATGGGGAGCAGATCATCTTATTGTAGAAAATGGATGGAACGATATGTCGGTAGGTATATCTAGAACATTTAATACATTAAAAGATATCTATGATATTGGTGATGGTGATGAGTATTTCTTAGAAATTGCACAACCTTATCTTGCAGAAGTAAGATTTTTGAGAGCATATTATGTTTGGCAAGTACTTGATTTATTTGGACAGGTACCTTATAGAAACGAAGACGGAGTAAACGTAGCTTTAGATAGAGTTACTGCTACAAATTTGGTTATTCAAGAATTAGAAGAAATTACCCCTCTTTTGTTTGAGAAAAAAGACCAACCTGAATATGGTAAAGTAGTAAGAGAAACAGGACATGCTTTACTTTCTAAAGTATACCTAAATCGATTTATATACAATGGAGAATCTTCTGCATCTAAAGAAGATATGGATAAGGCAATTGAGCATGCAGATGCTGTTTTAAATTCACCTAGTTATAGATTGGCTGATGATTATTTCCAACTTTTTGATTTCAATAATCAAGATAGCCCAGAAGCATTATTAATAATTAGAAATGGTTACAATGTATCTAGTGAGTTTTCTGGACAGACAAGAGCTTTAATGACTTTACATTATTCTCAAACGGGAGGAACTGCAGCTTTACAGCCTTGGAACGGGATGTGTACTACAGAAGAGTTTTTCAATTCTTGGGATCAAGATGGTATTAATGGCAATGGTGTAGAAACAACAGATTACCGTTTTCAAGATACTAGATACTTACAAAGTACAGGTCTAAATTTAGGTTTACTAGAAGGTCAACAATACAGTACTTCTGGAGTTCAATTAAAGGATAGAAACGGTAATTTATTGGCCTACACTGCAGAAATAGCAGACATATCAAATGCACAAGAGTTTGAGGGAGTAAGAGTATTAAAATGGGCACCAGATCAGCTTTCTGAGAATTTCTGGAGAGCAAATAACGATGTGGCATTACTTAGATTTGCAGATGTGTATTTAATGAAAGCAGAAGCACTTTGGAGAAATGGAGATGCAGCAGGTGCACTAACAATAATTAATGACTTAAGACTAAGAAGAGGAAATACAGTACTTTCTTCAATTGGTGTAGACGGACAAGAAATTTTAGACGAAAGAGGTTTTGAATTGTATTGGGAAGGCTACAGAAGAACAGATTTAGTTCGTTTTGGTCAGTTTACAAAAGGCACTTGGGCCGGTAAAGATGTAACTACAGAAGATAGAAATATATATCCGATACCTTCATCAGTATTAGTATCTAGTGATGGTTTTTCTCAAAACAGTGGCTACTAG
- a CDS encoding glycoside hydrolase family 71/99 protein — protein MNTIKNILFTICSTALLSACTTENVISDFPIKKGVVEHEAVPVAKSNNKKVYMHYMPWFEAKGDYSSDWGSHWTMTNKNPDELIDGTIPDIASHVHPLIGPYDSRDPDVINYHLLLMKYAGIDGLLINWYGTEGTNQDIDSLLQNSNAIIEELDDVGLNFSVVMEDRFANEETPFDDITANIKYLSDNYYGRDEYIRIDGKPLTMIFGPFQSGDVEWTQALGASPEDEHFIPLQNNTKINTVADGDFAWPGSGDISDIENYYKNADPNKISVGGAFPGFKDFYVEGGYGEVIVGGWEYPLGASQMKSTLDLASNYGDKIDFLQLITWNDFGEGTTIEPTVEYQFDFLVEVQKYTGVSYSVTELEMVYNWFNLKNDPRYLANRSFRDKVDQIYFNLVSTRVSEATDLFTELQ, from the coding sequence ATGAATACTATAAAAAATATACTCTTTACAATCTGTTCAACAGCTCTTTTATCTGCCTGTACAACCGAAAATGTAATTTCAGATTTTCCAATTAAAAAAGGTGTGGTAGAGCATGAAGCTGTGCCTGTAGCAAAATCAAATAATAAGAAAGTGTATATGCACTATATGCCTTGGTTTGAGGCTAAAGGTGATTACTCTTCAGATTGGGGGAGCCATTGGACAATGACTAATAAAAACCCAGATGAATTAATTGACGGAACTATTCCTGATATTGCATCGCATGTGCATCCTTTAATTGGACCTTACGATTCTCGTGATCCAGATGTAATTAATTACCACTTACTTTTAATGAAATATGCTGGTATTGATGGTTTATTAATCAACTGGTACGGTACGGAAGGAACAAACCAAGATATTGATTCTCTTTTACAGAATTCGAACGCAATTATTGAAGAGTTAGATGATGTTGGCTTAAACTTCTCTGTAGTAATGGAAGATCGTTTTGCTAACGAAGAAACACCTTTTGATGATATCACTGCTAATATTAAATATCTAAGTGATAATTATTATGGAAGAGATGAATACATCAGAATTGATGGAAAACCACTTACAATGATTTTCGGACCATTCCAATCTGGAGACGTAGAGTGGACACAAGCGCTTGGAGCATCGCCAGAAGACGAACATTTTATTCCTCTTCAGAATAATACTAAAATTAATACTGTTGCAGATGGAGATTTTGCATGGCCCGGTTCAGGAGATATCAGTGATATAGAAAACTACTATAAGAATGCAGATCCAAATAAAATATCTGTAGGTGGTGCTTTCCCTGGATTTAAAGATTTTTATGTTGAAGGTGGCTATGGTGAAGTAATTGTTGGTGGATGGGAATACCCATTAGGAGCATCACAAATGAAATCGACATTAGATTTAGCTTCAAACTACGGAGATAAAATCGACTTTTTACAGCTTATTACTTGGAACGATTTCGGAGAAGGAACAACAATAGAACCTACAGTAGAATATCAATTTGATTTCTTAGTAGAAGTGCAAAAATATACAGGCGTAAGTTACTCAGTTACAGAACTAGAAATGGTTTACAATTGGTTTAATCTTAAAAATGATCCTAGATACCTTGCAAATAGATCTTTTAGAGATAAGGTAGATCAAATTTATTTTAACCTTGTTTCTACAAGAGTTTCAGAAGCTACTGATTTATTTACTGAACTTCAATAA
- a CDS encoding glycoside hydrolase family 97 protein, with amino-acid sequence MSIRKLITTLIIGGTLSSCQLFDSYKETDVVLSSPGNHLELTFKMIDGAPKYELTFDQEQIISTSDLGFVLKDQPNLLDNFEVVDIQKKSIDEQWETVWGQSKEVDNNFNELTVYLKEKSTHPREMQLIFRVFDDGLGFRYFIPTQENISKIEIMSEETTFNLVDNYKVWYQPCDTIVTNWEHGFDTYERLYEKAQIAEVKTLMHTPATFETKSGDYLSIHEANLTDYSTMTLDRGTKGTSFESYLVPWPDGVKVKRTTPMYTPWRTIQVGHNPGDLVESNIILNLNEPNKIEDVSFIKPMKYLGVWWEMHMNKSTWEQGPNHGANTQNTKKYIDFAASNGLGGVLVEGWNKGWEDWITNPNFNFVEPYSDYDLKYLASYAKEKGVELIGHHETSGDILTYENQMDDAFDLLEKNEMNALKTGYVGKIRAEEEGQHHHGQYMVNHYRKVLETAAKHKVCVVAHEPIKPTGIRRTYPNMLSREAMRGMEYNAWSDGNPASHTTILPFTMGLGGPLDYTPGIFQTNFDKYRKGNSTHTTVANQLALYVVLYSPVQMAADLPEHYEGNPAFQFIREVPTDWEESKVLTADIGEYVAVARKDRKSNDWYIGAITNEQKRALEIPIDFLEDGKEYIAEIYADGTNASYKVNATDVDIKKVKIKNGEHLSMHLAEGGGQAIRIHEAATGEYVSMTE; translated from the coding sequence ATGTCAATTAGAAAATTAATTACAACATTGATTATTGGGGGTACACTCTCTTCATGTCAATTATTCGATAGCTATAAAGAAACAGATGTTGTTCTTTCGTCTCCAGGAAATCATTTAGAATTAACTTTTAAAATGATAGATGGAGCACCAAAATATGAACTTACATTTGATCAAGAACAAATTATTTCTACTTCAGATTTAGGTTTTGTATTGAAAGATCAACCCAACTTATTAGATAACTTTGAGGTTGTAGATATTCAAAAAAAATCTATTGATGAACAATGGGAAACAGTATGGGGACAAAGTAAAGAGGTAGATAACAACTTTAATGAACTTACGGTTTATCTTAAAGAAAAGTCTACTCATCCAAGAGAAATGCAACTCATTTTTAGAGTATTTGATGATGGATTAGGCTTTAGATATTTTATCCCTACACAAGAGAATATTTCTAAAATAGAAATCATGTCGGAAGAAACGACATTTAATTTAGTAGACAATTATAAAGTATGGTACCAACCCTGCGATACAATTGTAACCAACTGGGAACACGGTTTTGATACTTATGAACGTCTTTATGAGAAAGCACAAATTGCAGAGGTAAAAACGTTAATGCATACACCTGCTACTTTTGAAACGAAAAGTGGAGATTATTTGAGTATTCATGAAGCAAATCTTACAGATTACTCTACAATGACTTTGGATAGAGGTACTAAAGGAACATCATTTGAGTCGTATTTAGTGCCATGGCCTGACGGTGTGAAAGTAAAAAGAACTACACCAATGTACACACCTTGGAGAACTATTCAAGTAGGTCATAATCCTGGAGATCTTGTAGAATCAAACATCATTTTAAATTTAAATGAGCCCAATAAGATTGAAGATGTTTCTTTTATAAAACCAATGAAATATTTAGGGGTTTGGTGGGAAATGCACATGAACAAATCTACTTGGGAACAAGGACCAAACCATGGTGCAAATACACAAAACACTAAAAAATATATTGATTTTGCAGCATCAAATGGTCTTGGAGGAGTATTGGTAGAAGGTTGGAATAAGGGATGGGAAGACTGGATTACAAATCCAAATTTCAATTTTGTAGAGCCCTATTCTGATTATGATTTAAAATATTTAGCAAGTTACGCCAAAGAAAAAGGAGTAGAATTAATAGGTCATCATGAAACAAGTGGTGATATTTTAACCTACGAAAACCAAATGGACGATGCTTTTGATCTTCTTGAAAAGAACGAGATGAATGCATTAAAAACAGGTTATGTAGGTAAAATTAGAGCAGAAGAAGAAGGGCAACATCACCATGGGCAGTATATGGTAAACCATTACAGAAAGGTATTAGAAACAGCTGCTAAACATAAAGTTTGCGTTGTTGCACACGAGCCAATAAAGCCAACGGGAATCCGTAGAACCTACCCAAATATGTTAAGTAGAGAGGCAATGCGAGGTATGGAATACAATGCTTGGAGTGATGGAAATCCAGCAAGTCACACTACAATATTACCATTTACAATGGGGTTAGGTGGACCTTTAGATTACACGCCAGGTATTTTTCAGACAAATTTTGATAAATATAGAAAAGGAAATTCTACGCATACAACAGTTGCAAATCAGTTGGCATTGTATGTAGTGTTGTACAGCCCTGTACAAATGGCAGCAGATTTACCAGAACATTATGAAGGAAATCCAGCATTTCAGTTTATTAGAGAAGTACCTACAGATTGGGAAGAATCTAAAGTGTTAACTGCAGATATTGGAGAGTACGTAGCAGTGGCAAGGAAAGATAGAAAAAGTAATGATTGGTATATCGGTGCAATTACAAACGAACAGAAAAGAGCATTAGAGATACCAATAGATTTCTTAGAAGATGGAAAGGAATACATTGCAGAAATCTATGCAGATGGTACAAATGCAAGTTATAAAGTAAATGCTACTGATGTAGACATTAAGAAAGTGAAAATTAAAAATGGTGAACATCTTTCTATGCACTTAGCAGAGGGAGGCGGACAAGCAATAAGAATACATGAAGCGGCTACTGGAGAATATGTATCTATGACAGAATAA